The following coding sequences lie in one Candidatus Nitrospira allomarina genomic window:
- a CDS encoding alkaline phosphatase family protein, which translates to MPRLCLLGLDAGDFDYIQSRASALPCLQEKLKSGNLVKLDVPKALSGSVWPTFYNGADPGVHGMYQHLVWDAKRMGLRRIGADWSFYHPFWQDIENTGHHVVILDVPYSFPVALNKGLEITDWATHGQTYPLGCSQERVKAIIQNMGNSPIGRETPIQKTSGELKTIQQQLIASAELKSRLIIELMQKVEWDLFVAVFAETHRGGHVFFSNEDEKAFGPDTPLLKIYQAVDRALARIFGHVDEETTIVVFSAHGMTRDYAQGHIVRPLMKRINEIFLEKYCGVSPKRRFRMNGLVPYLRKVVPSRLQYAIGASSPDFVRQWVVEKEIIGGLDWSLTPGFALRTDIRTELRLNLIGRESQGMLAPHSKLHTHYVAFLKNVFLELRDRDTNVHLVDEVVDTQEIFSGDRSGLLPDYVITWNARPFVKRVYSPLVGELTFAQLPGARGGDHTDYGFAIIPDSVRDLHPLHHIKDLAGWSKRFVNMDG; encoded by the coding sequence ATGCCACGTTTGTGCTTACTGGGTTTGGATGCCGGTGATTTCGACTATATTCAATCCCGAGCTTCTGCCTTACCGTGTTTACAGGAAAAATTGAAATCCGGAAACCTGGTCAAGCTTGATGTCCCGAAGGCCTTGAGTGGCTCCGTCTGGCCGACATTTTATAATGGAGCCGATCCAGGCGTGCATGGGATGTACCAGCACCTCGTGTGGGATGCAAAACGTATGGGGCTTCGCCGGATTGGAGCTGATTGGTCTTTTTATCATCCGTTTTGGCAGGACATAGAAAATACAGGCCACCATGTCGTCATCCTCGATGTTCCCTATAGTTTTCCAGTTGCCCTGAACAAGGGTCTAGAAATTACCGACTGGGCCACACACGGGCAAACCTATCCTCTTGGGTGTAGCCAGGAACGTGTAAAAGCCATCATCCAGAATATGGGCAACAGCCCTATTGGACGAGAAACCCCTATTCAAAAAACGTCCGGAGAACTGAAGACGATTCAACAACAACTGATCGCCAGTGCAGAGCTAAAAAGCCGTTTGATTATAGAGTTAATGCAAAAGGTGGAATGGGATTTATTCGTTGCCGTGTTTGCAGAAACACACCGTGGAGGACATGTGTTTTTCAGTAATGAAGATGAAAAGGCATTTGGCCCTGACACTCCGTTATTAAAGATTTACCAAGCCGTCGATCGGGCCTTAGCAAGAATTTTTGGTCATGTAGACGAGGAGACCACAATCGTCGTGTTTTCCGCTCATGGTATGACGAGGGATTATGCCCAGGGCCATATAGTCCGCCCGCTTATGAAAAGGATTAACGAGATTTTTCTAGAGAAATATTGCGGGGTTTCCCCTAAACGAAGGTTTCGAATGAACGGCCTTGTTCCCTACCTACGTAAGGTGGTGCCATCAAGATTACAATATGCCATCGGTGCCAGCTCACCGGATTTTGTCAGACAATGGGTGGTCGAAAAGGAAATTATTGGGGGATTAGATTGGTCATTGACCCCTGGATTCGCCTTGCGAACAGATATTAGAACGGAATTACGTCTCAATCTTATCGGCAGAGAATCACAAGGAATGTTGGCACCGCACAGTAAATTACATACCCACTATGTTGCTTTTCTCAAGAACGTTTTCTTGGAATTGCGCGATCGGGATACAAATGTACACCTCGTAGATGAAGTCGTTGATACCCAGGAAATATTTTCGGGAGATCGGAGTGGACTGCTTCCCGACTATGTCATCACCTGGAATGCCCGGCCATTCGTTAAACGGGTCTACTCTCCCCTGGTGGGAGAACTTACATTCGCACAACTTCCTGGCGCCCGGGGAGGGGATCATACCGATTACGGGTTTGCCATCATTCCTGATTCTGTCCGGGACCTTCACCCTCTCCATCATATTAAAGATTTAGCGGGCTGGAGTAAGCGTTTTGTGAATATGGACGGCTAA
- a CDS encoding class I SAM-dependent methyltransferase, translating to MNEGWPRAIEDGLIPTDNAMGIMTEEPSPAAEAFIELAARASRPLLEIGAAYGNATLPALRAGGTMIANDLSASQLSVLASTASILDRKRLVLIPARFPEEIRLGDGSLSGVLAAQVLHFFEGPTVDLAFQSVLRWLEPGGALYLVVMTPSLGFYRTLRPEYEKRARSGERWPGIFDPRTVAPPDWAERLPPLVHLFEKAVLHRCAEEAGFIVESLEYFCFRHFPVEYRTDGHEYLTLIARKPAAGAA from the coding sequence ATGAACGAAGGCTGGCCAAGAGCCATCGAGGACGGGTTGATCCCGACCGACAACGCGATGGGGATCATGACCGAAGAACCCTCACCCGCGGCGGAGGCGTTTATCGAACTGGCCGCCCGGGCCAGTCGTCCGCTGCTGGAAATCGGCGCCGCTTACGGCAATGCCACGCTGCCGGCCCTGCGCGCCGGAGGCACGATGATCGCAAACGACCTCTCGGCCTCCCAGCTGAGCGTGCTGGCATCTACCGCGTCCATCTTGGATCGCAAGCGACTCGTGCTGATTCCAGCGCGGTTTCCCGAAGAGATCCGCCTCGGCGACGGCAGCTTGAGCGGAGTGCTTGCCGCACAAGTACTGCATTTTTTCGAGGGACCGACCGTCGATCTGGCCTTTCAGAGCGTTCTGCGCTGGCTTGAACCTGGTGGGGCGTTGTACCTGGTCGTGATGACACCTAGCTTGGGTTTCTACCGCACATTGCGGCCGGAGTATGAGAAGCGGGCGCGTAGCGGGGAACGCTGGCCGGGCATTTTTGACCCTCGCACCGTCGCCCCACCTGATTGGGCGGAGAGACTGCCGCCCTTGGTGCATCTCTTCGAGAAGGCCGTCCTGCACCGTTGTGCGGAGGAGGCCGGATTCATCGTGGAAAGCTTGGAATACTTTTGCTTTCGCCATTTCCCGGTGGAGTACCGCACCGACGGCCACGAGTATCTCACGCTTATCGCGCGGAAACCTGCCGCGGGTGCGGCCTAA
- a CDS encoding class I SAM-dependent methyltransferase, producing MNPNQALWEKGDFTRIAESMRESGEALVQRLGIKQGLKVLDLGCGDGTTALPAAKLGAEVLGVDIARNLVEAGNKRANEHGLTNCTFQEGDASNLHQLPDRTFDLVVSIFGAMFAPNPLKVAKEKVRVTRPGGRIVMGNWIPNDPTLVAQILKISSSYTPPPPEGFISPMTWGVESQVIERFAGAGVPAERISFSRDTFTFNYPMAPSAFVEEFRKYYGPTMNAFEAAEKNGRAADLQQELEDLFNSQNKSGRKDSTSIPATFLLVTVAL from the coding sequence ATGAATCCAAATCAAGCACTTTGGGAAAAAGGGGACTTTACCCGCATTGCCGAATCCATGCGAGAAAGCGGAGAGGCACTCGTCCAGCGACTTGGAATTAAACAAGGGCTTAAGGTCCTGGACCTCGGATGCGGGGATGGCACGACGGCCTTACCGGCGGCAAAACTTGGAGCAGAAGTGTTGGGCGTCGATATTGCCAGGAACCTGGTTGAGGCGGGAAACAAGCGGGCCAATGAACATGGCCTCACCAATTGCACGTTTCAGGAAGGCGATGCGTCCAATCTGCACCAGTTGCCGGATCGAACGTTTGACCTCGTCGTGAGTATCTTTGGAGCGATGTTTGCGCCGAATCCATTAAAGGTGGCCAAGGAGAAAGTGCGCGTAACCAGGCCGGGCGGTCGTATCGTGATGGGTAATTGGATTCCCAATGATCCGACCTTGGTGGCCCAGATTTTGAAAATCAGCTCCAGCTACACGCCGCCTCCACCGGAAGGCTTCATCAGCCCGATGACCTGGGGAGTCGAGAGCCAGGTGATCGAGCGATTTGCCGGTGCGGGAGTTCCGGCCGAGCGGATATCCTTTTCGCGCGACACGTTTACGTTCAACTATCCCATGGCACCCTCAGCATTCGTCGAGGAATTCAGGAAATACTACGGGCCAACGATGAATGCATTTGAAGCCGCAGAAAAAAACGGGCGAGCCGCTGACCTGCAGCAGGAACTGGAGGATTTGTTCAATAGTCAGAATAAAAGCGGGCGTAAGGATTCCACGTCGATTCCGGCGACTTTCCTGCTCGTGACTGTTGCGCTTTGA
- a CDS encoding NnrS family protein, producing MINTTNKPSGLQRLAFFSYGFRPFFLSAAVFAGIALPIWAMILSGVDRTHFLYVPREWHVHEMIFGFLPAVIAGFLFTAMPNWTDRPPIKGLPLMMLWALWLAGRLVIAIPWPPPLICAIVDGAFLIALAIIVWREIAMGKAWDRSPIGILISLYAIANLLFHVRALSDAATDLPERMALSLIILLLALIGGRVIPSFTLDYLNERGMPQQPLSFSRFDGASILLAAIAAIAWTVLPEGMVTGWLLVLAGLMNLIRLLRWYGWITWCEPLVFILHVGYGWLAMSLLILGAAILGLGLRQEDAVHVLTTGAVGSMTLAIMTRASLGHTGRPRHAGTMTVMIYSLVNLGALLRVFGPATDLSTSLVLSMSAIIWSSAYVLFAFVYGPYLFGPSLDEE from the coding sequence ATGATCAACACAACGAACAAACCATCCGGTCTTCAACGACTGGCATTTTTTTCCTATGGATTTCGACCGTTTTTCCTGAGTGCCGCCGTCTTTGCCGGCATAGCCCTTCCTATCTGGGCCATGATTCTTTCCGGGGTAGACCGCACACATTTCCTCTATGTCCCGCGAGAATGGCATGTGCATGAAATGATCTTCGGCTTCCTTCCAGCCGTGATCGCGGGATTTCTTTTCACAGCCATGCCTAACTGGACGGATCGTCCTCCGATCAAAGGATTACCGCTGATGATGCTTTGGGCATTGTGGCTGGCAGGACGCCTGGTCATCGCCATACCCTGGCCTCCGCCATTGATCTGCGCCATCGTTGACGGAGCCTTTCTCATCGCCCTGGCCATCATTGTCTGGCGGGAAATTGCGATGGGGAAGGCGTGGGATCGTTCGCCAATCGGCATATTAATCAGTCTCTATGCAATCGCCAATCTGCTTTTTCACGTCCGCGCTCTAAGCGACGCGGCCACGGATCTCCCCGAGCGCATGGCGCTCTCGCTCATCATCCTGCTATTAGCGCTGATCGGTGGGCGCGTCATCCCCAGTTTTACCCTTGATTATCTGAACGAGCGCGGCATGCCCCAACAACCTCTCTCCTTTTCCCGTTTCGACGGTGCGTCGATCCTTCTTGCCGCCATCGCCGCAATCGCCTGGACGGTTCTGCCAGAGGGCATGGTGACCGGCTGGCTCCTGGTTCTGGCCGGGTTAATGAATCTGATTCGTCTGTTGCGCTGGTACGGCTGGATCACCTGGTGTGAACCGTTAGTGTTCATTCTACACGTGGGTTATGGGTGGCTGGCCATGTCGCTGCTCATCCTGGGAGCGGCGATTCTGGGGTTAGGATTGCGCCAGGAGGATGCGGTGCACGTGCTCACGACCGGCGCCGTGGGTTCGATGACCCTGGCGATCATGACCCGCGCCAGCCTGGGGCATACGGGACGGCCACGGCATGCAGGCACCATGACGGTCATGATCTACAGCTTGGTGAACCTGGGTGCACTGCTGCGGGTTTTTGGTCCGGCCACCGACCTCTCGACATCTCTGGTGCTTAGCATGTCGGCGATTATCTGGAGTAGTGCCTATGTGCTGTTCGCTTTTGTCTATGGACCGTACCTATTTGGCCCGAGCCTGGACGAGGAATAA
- the pgm gene encoding phosphoglucomutase (alpha-D-glucose-1,6-bisphosphate-dependent) yields the protein MKVSALAGKPTQPSMLANIPRLITAYYTGRPDPSVPEQRVAFGTSGHRGSSLKLSFNEAHILATTQAICLYRQQQHIDGPLFLGMDTHALSEPALASTLEVLAANGVVVMVDRDNGYTPTPVISHAILTYNRDRKTGLADGIVITPSHNPPEDGGFKYNPPHGGPADADVTTWIEKQANALLADDLRGVQRVSYEKARRASTTHKHDYVGAYVDDLGAVIDMEAIRDAKLSIGVDPLGGAGVDYWGPITERYGFPVTVVHEDVDPTFRFMNLDWDGKIRMDCSSPYAMAGLIALKDRFDIAFANDTDHDRHGIVTRTAGLMNPNHYLAVSISYLFTQRSGWRKDAAVGKTVVSSSMIDRVAAKIGRRLVEVPVGFKWFVDGLLDGSVGFGGEESAGASFLRHDGTVWTTDKDGIILDLLAAEMMAKTGRDPSQLYLDLTKELGVPVYQRIDAPATPAQKAILKILSPEQIQATELAGEKITGILTSAPGTGSALGGLKVMTENGWFAARPSGTEDVYKIYAESFRGDTHLKQIQEEAQALITKVLKSAS from the coding sequence ATGAAGGTCAGTGCCCTTGCAGGAAAACCCACCCAACCGTCCATGCTCGCCAACATCCCCCGGCTGATCACCGCCTATTACACGGGACGGCCTGACCCGTCGGTACCGGAACAACGGGTCGCTTTCGGCACATCGGGACACCGCGGCTCCTCCTTAAAGCTTTCCTTTAATGAAGCGCATATCCTGGCCACCACCCAAGCCATCTGCCTGTATCGTCAACAACAGCATATTGACGGCCCTCTCTTTTTAGGCATGGATACCCACGCGCTTTCGGAACCTGCCCTCGCAAGCACGCTCGAAGTACTCGCCGCCAATGGTGTGGTCGTGATGGTAGACCGCGATAACGGGTACACCCCGACACCGGTTATTTCCCATGCCATTCTGACCTACAACCGTGATCGAAAAACGGGATTGGCCGATGGCATTGTCATCACGCCCTCGCACAATCCGCCTGAAGACGGTGGTTTCAAATACAACCCGCCCCATGGCGGGCCGGCTGATGCCGACGTGACCACCTGGATCGAGAAACAGGCGAACGCGTTGCTGGCCGATGACCTGCGCGGAGTTCAGCGCGTTTCGTATGAGAAGGCACGACGCGCCTCAACCACACACAAGCATGATTATGTCGGCGCATATGTTGACGATCTGGGCGCCGTGATCGATATGGAGGCCATCCGCGACGCGAAGTTGTCCATTGGAGTGGATCCCCTCGGCGGAGCAGGGGTGGACTATTGGGGACCCATCACCGAGCGTTACGGATTCCCGGTCACGGTCGTGCATGAAGACGTGGATCCGACCTTTCGCTTCATGAATCTGGACTGGGATGGGAAGATTCGGATGGACTGTTCCTCACCCTACGCCATGGCCGGACTGATTGCCTTGAAAGACCGGTTCGACATTGCCTTCGCCAACGATACCGACCATGATCGGCATGGAATCGTTACGCGCACGGCGGGCCTGATGAATCCCAATCACTATCTCGCGGTGTCTATTTCATATCTGTTTACCCAACGCTCCGGCTGGCGGAAGGATGCCGCCGTCGGAAAGACGGTGGTGAGTAGCAGCATGATCGATCGAGTGGCCGCCAAGATTGGTCGGCGTCTCGTTGAAGTGCCGGTCGGATTCAAATGGTTTGTAGATGGACTGCTTGACGGGTCCGTCGGTTTTGGAGGAGAAGAGAGTGCCGGCGCATCCTTTTTGCGTCATGACGGAACCGTGTGGACGACCGATAAAGACGGCATCATTCTGGATCTATTGGCAGCAGAAATGATGGCCAAAACGGGTCGCGATCCCAGCCAACTCTACCTGGACCTCACCAAGGAATTAGGCGTCCCGGTCTACCAGCGCATCGATGCCCCGGCCACACCGGCGCAGAAGGCTATACTCAAAATACTTTCACCAGAGCAGATTCAAGCGACCGAACTGGCAGGGGAAAAGATTACCGGCATTCTGACCTCGGCACCGGGAACCGGCAGTGCCCTTGGGGGGCTGAAAGTCATGACGGAAAACGGATGGTTTGCCGCCCGCCCCTCTGGAACAGAGGATGTCTATAAAATTTATGCGGAGAGCTTTCGAGGTGACACGCATCTCAAGCAGATCCAGGAAGAGGCGCAGGCCCTGATTACCAAGGTTTTGAAATCAGCATCGTAA